The Biomphalaria glabrata chromosome 17, xgBioGlab47.1, whole genome shotgun sequence genome segment ccatCAAGTATTAAGAGCTAAatgtctattttaaaaaagttaccatctaatatataaagcacaaagtaaggcgtatgtctgtatgtcccgcatagaaatcaaaaccgtttgaccaatcttgataaaacttggcatacaTGTTCCTTAGGTCATGGCAGAGACAGTATTGTATCTTTAATGTCCTACCACAACCGGGGGCCCTAAACATAAACtacctaaatttatctctattaaaaagCGAAACGTTTAGACAAAGCGGGTAAACCGGCCCCGCCTGGCCTCGGGTCATATTCGGCTAGTAATTAATACATGTATTTGTATATCTACAGGTAAAATGTTCCTACTCTCACTTCTCTTTGTGGCTTCGGCCTCCGCCATCGTCCTCAGACCTCTAGGGGTTCAGGTGAACGAGAGGGAGATTTGCGTCCCTGTTTTTGGCATTGCTTCCATCTGTGCTGACCCACACGTCAGCGGCAAGAGAGAGGACCAAGACATTTGCGGCCACATTCTGGGTGTTGAGATCTGTGGAGACCCAACCATCAGTGGCAAGAGAGAGCAAAACTTCGACCTCGCCGAGATTGTTGCCAACATTGGAAAGGTCGTCCACGTCATTGAT includes the following:
- the LOC129923702 gene encoding uncharacterized protein LOC129923702; translated protein: MFLLSLLFVASASAIVLRPLGVQVNEREICVPVFGIASICADPHVSGKREDQDICGHILGVEICGDPTISGKREQNFDLAEIVANIGKVVHVIDGFVSGTAKRELCVHILGAEVCGNPTVSGKREEQDVCITIAGVKACV